Proteins from a single region of Apium graveolens cultivar Ventura chromosome 7, ASM990537v1, whole genome shotgun sequence:
- the LOC141672613 gene encoding aquaporin SIP1-1-like, which produces MGAIKAAICDGVLTFMWVFCVATVGPLTYVIAAALGIKGILSLLITTTLVFLLLFVFGFIADILGGATFNPTATAAFYAAGVRGVSFFSAALRFPAQAAGAVGGALAIKEVMPVQYKHMLKGPFLKVDIHTGAFTETLLTFTITFAVLYIVLRGPRSPIVKTWLLAMSTVTLIVIGTSYTGPSMNPANAFGWAYVNNKHNTWEHLYVYWICPFAGAILSAWIFRAIFPPPVKQKKA; this is translated from the exons ATGGGTGCGATAAAAGCTGCCATCTGTGACGGAGTACTGACTTTCATGTGGGTGTTCTGTGTGGCTACCGTGGGTCCTCTTACTTACGTCATCGCCGCTGCTTTGGGTATTAAAGGCATTCTCTCTCTGCTCATCACCACTACTCTTGTGTTTCTTCTCTTgtttgtttttggttttattgcTGACATTTTGGGCGGCGCTACTTTTAATCCTACTGCTACTGCTGCCTTTTATGCCGCTGGTGTTCGTGGCGTTTCTTTCTTCTCCGCTGCTCTTCGCTTTCCTGCTCAG GCAGCTGGAGCAGTGGGAGGTGCATTGGCAATCAAGGAGGTTATGCCTGTGCAATATAAACACATGTTAAAGGGTCCTTTCTTAAAAGTTGACATACACACGGGAGCTTTTACCGAGACATTGTTGACCTTTACAATTACCTTCGCTGTGCTGTACATTGTTCTAAGGGGTCCTAGAAGTCCAATTGTCAAGACTTGGTTACTTGCCATGTCAACTGTTACATTAATTGTCATTGGCACCAGCTATACTGGTCCTTCCATGAATCCAGCAAAC GCCTTTGGCTGGGCATACGTAAATAACAAGCACAATACCTGGGAGCATTTGTATGTTTACTGGATTTGTCCCTTCGCCGGGGCCATACTATCAGCTTGGATTTTCCGTGCCATTTTTCCACCACCTGTAAAGCAGAAGAAAGCCTAA